One part of the Arachidicoccus terrestris genome encodes these proteins:
- the fabF gene encoding beta-ketoacyl-ACP synthase II, with protein MQTKRVVVTGIGCLTPLGNNLQDYWQGLINGVSGADMITLFDASKFRTRFACEVKGFEPTDYMDRKEARKIDRFTQLAIAASVQAMDDAGLSSDNVDPDRTGVVLGSGIGGLITFQNEVIDFAKGDGTPRFNPFFIPKMILDIAPGQVSMRHNLRGPNFSTVSACASSTHAIITSLDLLRLGKADIMLTGGSEAVISEAGIGGFNAMKAMSERNDDPKTASRPYDKDRDGFVMGEAGAIIVLETLDHALARGAKIYCEVAGGGATADAHHITAPHPEGLGAQNVMLDVLKDAGMNSEEIDYINTHGTSTPLGDIAEVKAIVNVFGEHAYKLNISATKSMTGHCLGAAGAIEAVASIMSVVHDIVPPTINHFTDDENLDPKLNFTFNKAQKRTVNAALSNTFGFGGHNAAVIVKKYIP; from the coding sequence ATGCAAACAAAACGTGTCGTAGTAACGGGAATCGGATGCCTCACTCCTTTGGGTAATAATCTACAGGATTATTGGCAGGGGTTAATTAATGGCGTCTCTGGTGCCGATATGATCACTTTATTTGATGCTTCAAAGTTCCGTACGCGTTTTGCGTGTGAAGTAAAAGGATTTGAGCCTACCGATTATATGGATCGTAAAGAGGCCCGGAAAATTGACCGCTTTACACAGCTGGCTATTGCCGCCAGTGTGCAGGCCATGGATGATGCAGGGCTTAGCAGTGACAATGTGGACCCGGATCGCACCGGTGTTGTATTAGGAAGCGGGATTGGCGGACTCATTACATTCCAGAACGAAGTCATTGATTTTGCCAAAGGAGACGGGACACCACGTTTCAATCCTTTCTTTATTCCGAAAATGATTCTGGATATTGCTCCCGGGCAGGTATCCATGCGCCATAATTTACGCGGCCCTAATTTCTCAACGGTAAGCGCGTGTGCAAGCAGCACACACGCCATTATTACGTCTTTGGATCTGCTGCGGTTGGGCAAGGCTGACATCATGTTGACGGGAGGAAGTGAGGCCGTAATCAGTGAAGCCGGGATTGGCGGATTTAACGCTATGAAAGCCATGAGTGAAAGAAATGATGATCCCAAAACTGCGAGCCGTCCTTATGATAAGGACAGGGACGGATTCGTGATGGGTGAGGCAGGTGCTATCATTGTTCTGGAAACCCTGGATCACGCACTGGCCAGAGGTGCTAAAATTTATTGTGAAGTCGCAGGCGGCGGTGCCACCGCGGATGCCCACCATATTACTGCCCCTCATCCTGAAGGCCTGGGTGCACAGAACGTGATGCTGGATGTATTAAAAGATGCGGGAATGAACAGTGAGGAGATTGACTATATTAATACGCACGGGACTTCCACACCATTAGGAGACATTGCAGAGGTGAAGGCTATTGTTAACGTATTCGGTGAACATGCTTATAAACTTAATATCAGTGCAACTAAATCCATGACGGGGCATTGTCTGGGTGCCGCCGGCGCTATCGAAGCTGTTGCTTCCATTATGAGCGTGGTACACGATATTGTTCCTCCAACCATTAACCACTTTACGGACGATGAGAACCTGGACCCTAAACTGAACTTTACTTTTAATAAGGCACAGAAACGCACGGTCAATGCGGCACTGAGTAATACATTCGGTTTTGGCGGGCACAATGCGGCAGTCATTGTGAAAAAGTATATCCCTTAA
- a CDS encoding polysaccharide deacetylase family protein: protein MSGMYLKTLRNGILVMAAACFITLQYGCKGSDADKNTRDSLVITDNTTDAAIKAHLDSQTVKSETVIPPADSADTTPANAVHSVNGEETSPQSKLPPAADFVQDTTKKYIYLTFDDGPQPGTMNVYHILKKLGVKGTFFMVGLHATYGKTMRETVDTVRDGYPDILLANHSYTHANGRYMSFYHHHEKCFEDFMKAQKTLGVERKYIRLPGNSGWVLSSGIKAHDLVRPVCKLLDSAGYSVFGWDLEWSFKRDPSGSGSVPVQSADRMIRMMENALAGHHTHKRNALVLLTHDRMFHRNNYADSLYKVIDVLKTRHPEYVFETVENYPGAKRN, encoded by the coding sequence ATGTCTGGTATGTACCTGAAAACACTTAGAAATGGCATTTTAGTAATGGCTGCCGCATGTTTTATCACCCTGCAGTACGGGTGTAAGGGGTCAGATGCGGATAAGAACACCAGGGACTCACTGGTGATTACTGATAATACAACGGATGCGGCGATCAAAGCACACCTGGACAGCCAGACTGTTAAGTCAGAGACGGTTATTCCTCCGGCAGACAGTGCGGATACGACTCCTGCCAATGCTGTTCATTCGGTTAACGGCGAAGAGACTTCACCTCAGTCCAAATTGCCGCCTGCTGCCGATTTTGTGCAGGATACGACCAAAAAATATATCTATCTGACCTTTGATGACGGTCCGCAGCCCGGGACGATGAATGTTTACCATATATTGAAAAAGCTGGGCGTCAAAGGGACCTTTTTTATGGTGGGCCTCCACGCTACTTATGGTAAAACAATGCGTGAAACAGTTGATACTGTCCGTGACGGATATCCGGATATTTTGCTGGCCAACCATAGTTATACGCATGCAAATGGTCGTTATATGTCTTTTTATCACCATCATGAAAAGTGCTTTGAGGATTTCATGAAAGCACAGAAAACATTAGGTGTGGAACGAAAATATATCCGTTTGCCGGGAAACAGCGGTTGGGTGCTATCCTCTGGCATCAAAGCGCATGACCTGGTCAGACCGGTGTGTAAGTTGCTGGACTCCGCCGGGTACTCTGTATTTGGATGGGATCTGGAATGGTCCTTTAAAAGAGACCCGTCCGGGTCAGGTTCCGTACCGGTGCAATCGGCAGACCGGATGATCCGGATGATGGAAAATGCCCTTGCCGGCCATCATACACACAAAAGAAATGCCTTAGTATTACTCACACACGACCGGATGTTTCACCGGAACAACTATGCCGATTCTCTGTACAAAGTCATTGATGTGCTGAAAACCCGCCATCCTGAATATGTCTTTGAAACGGTAGAAAATTACCCAGGTGCTAAAAGGAACTAA
- the rnc gene encoding ribonuclease III encodes MQKTVQNIVGALKRQPSIKKQISLILGIKPGHIALYERALSHRSISEEIAENNERLEYLGDAVLGTIIADYLFKKYPYKDEGFLTEMRSKMVNRHQLNDIAVKMGLKTLTRFNTADNALRNSQIFGNTLEALVGAIYLDKGYEKTRRWIMTQILNPYLSVDELEQVEINLKNKLIGWAGRNNKDIQFETVGESAEGKRRVFTVAILLDGVKIAEGKGYNKKDAGQQAVMEAAKSIPL; translated from the coding sequence TTGCAGAAAACGGTTCAAAATATTGTTGGTGCGCTAAAGCGGCAACCCAGTATAAAGAAACAAATCTCACTCATATTGGGCATTAAGCCCGGGCATATCGCCTTATATGAGCGTGCATTGAGCCATCGCTCTATTTCTGAGGAGATTGCTGAGAATAATGAGCGCCTCGAATATTTGGGAGATGCTGTTTTGGGGACAATCATCGCTGACTATCTATTTAAAAAATATCCCTATAAAGACGAAGGCTTTTTGACGGAAATGCGTTCAAAGATGGTTAACCGCCATCAACTCAATGATATAGCCGTCAAAATGGGGCTTAAAACGCTGACCCGATTTAATACAGCGGATAACGCTTTGCGTAACAGCCAGATTTTTGGTAATACACTGGAAGCGCTTGTCGGAGCGATTTACCTGGATAAAGGGTATGAGAAGACCCGCAGATGGATCATGACCCAGATTTTAAACCCCTACTTATCGGTAGATGAACTCGAACAGGTAGAAATCAACCTGAAAAACAAGCTTATTGGCTGGGCCGGCCGCAATAATAAGGACATTCAGTTTGAAACCGTAGGTGAATCTGCCGAAGGTAAAAGAAGGGTCTTTACAGTGGCGATCCTGCTGGATGGAGTAAAGATCGCTGAAGGGAAAGGGTATAATAAAAAGGATGCCGGCCAGCAGGCCGTGATGGAGGCCGCCAAATCCATTCCGCTATAA
- a CDS encoding Bax inhibitor-1/YccA family protein, whose amino-acid sequence MALFKSSNPTVAEKVFKNSLGSADASAGTMTIGGSIGKFGFLLLMVMGGAFYTWNLLAKGQTSLLQTMMMIGIFGGLITAMIIIFKPHLAKFLAPLYALLEGFALGGISVIIQTAFAQKYPGIVLQAVGLTFAVALGMLALYAFRVIRATQKFRAIVFSATLGILIFYAISWILSLFHVNVSFMYDSSLLGIGISLFVVAIAALNLILDFDMIEKGAEMGAPKYMEWYGAFGLMITMVWLYLEILKLLSRFAGRK is encoded by the coding sequence ATGGCTTTATTTAAATCAAGTAATCCAACTGTAGCGGAGAAAGTTTTTAAAAATTCCCTGGGTTCCGCAGATGCCTCTGCGGGAACAATGACCATCGGGGGGTCAATCGGTAAATTTGGATTTTTGTTGCTCATGGTAATGGGCGGCGCGTTTTATACATGGAACCTGTTGGCTAAGGGACAGACTTCCCTTTTGCAGACCATGATGATGATTGGTATTTTTGGCGGCCTGATCACTGCCATGATCATTATCTTTAAACCGCATTTAGCGAAATTTCTGGCACCCTTATATGCTTTACTGGAAGGATTTGCCTTGGGGGGTATTTCTGTTATCATTCAGACAGCTTTTGCCCAGAAATATCCGGGTATCGTGCTTCAGGCGGTAGGCCTGACCTTTGCGGTAGCGCTGGGAATGCTCGCCTTATATGCTTTTAGGGTCATCCGGGCAACCCAGAAGTTCAGGGCGATCGTTTTTTCCGCGACGCTGGGTATTTTGATCTTCTATGCCATCTCCTGGATACTAAGCCTTTTCCATGTTAATGTGTCCTTTATGTATGATTCCAGTCTGCTCGGCATCGGGATTTCCCTATTCGTGGTGGCCATTGCTGCCCTGAATCTGATTCTGGATTTTGATATGATTGAAAAAGGAGCAGAAATGGGCGCCCCCAAATACATGGAATGGTATGGGGCCTTCGGTCTGATGATTACCATGGTTTGGCTTTACCTCGAGATTTTAAAATTACTCTCCCGCTTCGCCGGCAGAAAATAG